AAGGGTATGTTCCGTGGTCAACACATAACATTGAGCCTTGTGCTCCTTCAAACAAAATATTCTTATCTGCTTTTATCAATTGTTCCAGCAAAACTGACGTATCAGTTACATAAGATTTAATTTTTTCTCCTATTAAAACAAACTGATTATATAAATCATTTGCAGAAAAAGTATCTCTACCATTAGCGGCTAAAATCATATTTGTAAAAGCTAAATTGATTTCAAGTCTTTTTTTCAAAGATTCCGGATTAAGTAAATCTGATATTCTAATACCAATTCTTGCAACCTTATCCATATAAGCCGGTCCAATACCTTTTTTAGTTGTACCAACAGCATCTTCTTTTTTTAAACTTTCATAAAGTTCATCTAATTCAAGATGATATGGCATTACTAAGTGAGCCCTATTTGATATATACAACTTATAATCAGTTATTCCTTGTTTATTTAAAATTTCTAATTCCTCTAAAAGAGCTAAGGGATTAATAACCATTCCGTTAGCCATGATATTGATGATTTGCGGATTAAATATTCCTGAAGGAATAAGATGTAGAGCAAATTTTTGATTATTAAAAACAATAGTGTGTCCTGCGTTATTGCCGCCTTGACTTCTAACCACAACATCTGCTTTTTCGGCTAAATAATCAGTGATTTTGCCTTTTCCTTCATCTCCCCATTGACTTCCTACAACTACAACTCTCTTACTCATTTATGCCCTCTTTATTTTTGTCTACAATATCTCTTGCTATCCATATGCCGTTTGCACTAGCTTGAGCTAAACCTCTGGTAATACCAGCTCCATCTCCGCCAAAATATAAACCTTTTATCTGTGATTCAAACTTATTATTTACTTCTGGTCTGGCAGAATAAAACTTAGCTTCAACCCCGTATAACAGGGTATGTTCAGAGGCTACTCCAGGTGTTATATGATCTAGAGCTTCTATCATTTCAATAATAGATTTCATTGTTTTGTATGGTAAAACCAAACCTAAATCTCCTGGTACGGCTTCGTTAAGAGTTGGGGTTACAAATCCTTCGCTGATTCTTTTGTGTGTAGACCTTCTCCCTTTTTGTAAATCGCCAAATTTTTGAACAATTATTGAGCCGTTACTTAACATATTTGCCAATTTAGATACTCCGTGAGCAAATTCATTAGGTTGATTAAAGGGTTCAGTAAACTTATGTGAAACAAGTAAAGCAAAATTTGTGTTTTTTGAACCTAAAGAATTATCACTGT
This DNA window, taken from Candidatus Delongbacteria bacterium, encodes the following:
- a CDS encoding adenylosuccinate synthase translates to MSKRVVVVGSQWGDEGKGKITDYLAEKADVVVRSQGGNNAGHTIVFNNQKFALHLIPSGIFNPQIINIMANGMVINPLALLEELEILNKQGITDYKLYISNRAHLVMPYHLELDELYESLKKEDAVGTTKKGIGPAYMDKVARIGIRISDLLNPESLKKRLEINLAFTNMILAANGRDTFSANDLYNQFVLIGEKIKSYVTDTSVLLEQLIKADKNILFEGAQGSMLCVDHGTYPYVTSSSPTAASVPLNTGISLKEISEVIGVTKAYTTRVGEGVFPTEFKDEIADKIRKTGNEYGTTTKRPRRIGWLDLVVLNHVKRINGLTDLSIMLLDVLTGIEELKICVKYRLNNEEIDYIPADYNDYKKCEPIYVTLPGWKEDISKTKRFSDLPINCQNYLSTIEKLLDTKVAIISVGPDRNQTVTLKNIF